GTCATAAACAATCCCCAGCTAGAAATTCGAAAAGTGCTTCTTTAACTCTTTCTTCTGCCGTAATTTCAAAATTCTCTCATCTTGCTTTTTCTCCTGAAATCAAGGAATTAGCAGCTGGTCAAAAGATAATGTCATCATCTCAACCAGATTGGTTAAATTCTAAAGCCGCAGTAAGAGTACTTTCCAGTACTAAGCAAGATTTTAATAGATACGgtgataaaaaattaaagggTGCTGGAAAAAAGTTTATTTTGTTGGATGATGATGCAAATTCTTCGTCAGTAGGCGTATCAGCTTCAAAGAGACAAAAAAGCTGCATGGTTTCATCATTGCCTATGCTCCATAAACCATGTTCGAGTCATGAAAAATATAGTTTCACTACTTCAGATTATAAAGTGGGAAACAGGACCAGTTCCATGGAGGATATTGATCTTGAACTCAGGCTTGCTATAGGTGATCCACCA
The sequence above is drawn from the Nicotiana tabacum cultivar K326 chromosome 13, ASM71507v2, whole genome shotgun sequence genome and encodes:
- the LOC107788989 gene encoding uncharacterized protein LOC107788989, encoding MDEYSSQYSMWMKSKTIHVGAGLIWPPRCYSCSFCKREFRSAQALGGHMNVHRRDRARLKQSLSPQNEALSQSHSKSLSKRHKQSPARNSKSASLTLSSAVISKFSHLAFSPEIKELAAGQKIMSSSQPDWLNSKAAVRVLSSTKQDFNRYGDKKLKGAGKKFILLDDDANSSSVGVSASKRQKSCMVSSLPMLHKPCSSHEKYSFTTSDYKVGNRTSSMEDIDLELRLAIGDPPAKQLVTLGLI